Proteins co-encoded in one Marinobacter gudaonensis genomic window:
- a CDS encoding ABC transporter ATP-binding protein, whose translation MNDIFLEYPTESGKVAVLNKASLTVPPGDTLAITGPSGSGKTSLLLLLSGLQRPTSGEIVVGDQRLGDMDANALADWRSEHLGIIFQSFHLLPGLTALGNVSLPLEIAGAERPREQALAMLEAVGLSHRLQHYPSQLSGGEQQRVAIARALVHKPSLLLGDEPTGNLDRETGEKVLSLLFDLHKDSQSTLVLVTHDERVAERCQHRVRMDGGCLHEA comes from the coding sequence ATGAACGACATTTTTCTGGAGTACCCGACCGAATCCGGCAAGGTCGCGGTGCTCAACAAGGCTTCGCTCACCGTACCGCCAGGGGACACGCTGGCGATTACCGGTCCCTCCGGCAGTGGTAAAACCTCGCTCCTGCTGTTGCTTTCGGGGCTGCAACGCCCAACCAGCGGTGAAATCGTGGTCGGCGATCAGCGCCTGGGTGACATGGACGCCAACGCATTGGCGGACTGGCGTAGCGAACATCTGGGCATTATCTTCCAGTCTTTCCATCTGCTGCCGGGCCTGACGGCCCTCGGCAATGTGAGCCTGCCGCTTGAGATAGCCGGCGCGGAGCGCCCACGCGAACAGGCGCTCGCCATGCTCGAAGCCGTGGGGCTGAGCCATCGGCTGCAGCATTACCCGAGCCAGCTGTCGGGCGGGGAGCAACAGCGTGTCGCCATCGCCAGAGCACTGGTACACAAGCCGAGCCTGCTGCTTGGTGACGAACCCACCGGGAATCTGGACCGGGAGACCGGCGAGAAAGTACTGTCACTGCTGTTTGATCTGCACAAGGACAGCCAATCCACGTTGGTGCTGGTGACCCACGATGAACGGGTAGCCGAGCGTTGCCAGCACCGGGTGCGCATGGACGGTGGGTGTCTACATGAAGCCTAG
- a CDS encoding ABC transporter permease — MKPRTSRKPAWMLRFAIADLRSRISALRVFLACLILGVTLVAATASLYRVIEQSLLADTRALLGGDVELEASEALPPEVEDWIEATGRLSLVREFDTIVSGSDGNGFFRAEILVPDDAYPLYGELALSPNQSRQQLTAKSNGQWGALIDPLLAERLGQGVGDDIQIGAASFRITGLIQAQPDRSLNANWRGLPVIIASEAVGATGLIRPGSRVDYEYRVQTNRNLEDWLQAFEQAFPDARWEITTFAERSERISERLDQIATALILIAFTTLFIGGLGVANSIHAYLDEKLGTIATLQTLGLRRKPLVCIYLLQIGILGTLAGLIGGGIGLGLSSAALHLAGDAFTAGGSAGATNVLSLWVIPLLLSWLFAVLTAYVFALPALARALAAPPAGLFRGQVEAAPNEPRSWRRASYGLLALYIAATLVWLPSPHLGFLFLLAVMVLWALLEGLIKALRKGAKALETAGFADRKFTRRLALANLHRPDSPLRATLLSLGTALTLVVACTLMVTTLLRALETTIPEQAPALILYEVFPDQRQPLRAGLTQLDSTSQTELLPLVRSRLSTINQQPIARVLADDADARREAMGDEYKLSYLSGNPEGLELVEGSWWTEPAPRGQPAFMAMEDREAYQLGLGIGDQVTFSAQDKTITAEIRAIYRQKGLQTRFWFEGVLQNGALDGLISLYVGAVYQSDEAAKQSQRWLAQNLPNVITLRTADWLATAGNLLNKAAAGLAAVASVSLLASLLVLSSVVSVSRRRQLYEANLLHCLGVRHEAIRTSLLLETCLLTLLATVFATGLGALIALPLADQLLKLPAADLWWLGMLVAGAVSALALLGGLLPTLKAMRLNPAVLLREG; from the coding sequence ATGAAGCCTAGAACCTCCCGCAAACCGGCCTGGATGCTCCGATTTGCCATCGCTGATCTGCGCTCGCGTATCTCGGCGCTCAGGGTGTTTCTGGCCTGCCTGATTCTTGGCGTTACCCTGGTGGCGGCCACCGCCAGCCTCTACCGCGTGATTGAGCAGAGCCTGCTGGCGGATACACGGGCCCTGCTCGGCGGCGACGTGGAACTGGAAGCCAGCGAAGCGCTCCCTCCGGAGGTGGAGGACTGGATTGAGGCCACGGGCCGTCTCTCTCTGGTACGGGAATTCGACACAATTGTCTCCGGCAGCGACGGCAACGGCTTTTTCCGTGCGGAAATTCTGGTGCCAGACGATGCCTATCCGCTTTACGGTGAGCTGGCGCTGAGCCCGAACCAGTCGCGGCAACAGCTGACCGCGAAAAGCAACGGGCAGTGGGGCGCCTTGATCGACCCACTGCTGGCCGAGCGCCTGGGGCAGGGCGTTGGCGACGACATCCAGATTGGCGCTGCGAGCTTTCGCATCACGGGGCTGATTCAGGCACAACCCGACCGAAGCCTGAACGCCAACTGGCGGGGCCTGCCCGTCATCATTGCCAGCGAAGCGGTAGGCGCCACCGGCCTGATTCGTCCTGGCAGCCGGGTGGATTACGAGTACCGGGTACAGACCAACCGCAACCTCGAGGACTGGCTACAGGCCTTTGAGCAGGCCTTTCCTGATGCCCGCTGGGAGATAACCACTTTTGCCGAGCGTAGCGAGCGGATTTCGGAACGACTGGACCAGATTGCCACTGCGCTCATACTGATTGCCTTCACCACTCTCTTCATCGGCGGGCTGGGCGTGGCCAACAGCATTCATGCCTATCTCGACGAAAAACTGGGCACCATCGCCACTCTGCAGACTCTGGGCCTGCGCCGGAAGCCGTTGGTGTGTATTTACCTGTTGCAGATTGGCATTCTGGGCACGCTGGCCGGTCTGATTGGCGGCGGAATCGGGCTGGGGCTGTCGTCCGCGGCGCTCCACCTGGCTGGCGATGCGTTCACCGCAGGCGGTTCGGCGGGTGCGACAAACGTACTCTCGCTCTGGGTTATACCCTTGCTGTTAAGCTGGCTGTTCGCCGTGCTGACGGCCTACGTGTTTGCACTGCCGGCCCTGGCGCGAGCGCTGGCGGCGCCGCCGGCAGGTCTGTTCCGGGGCCAGGTGGAGGCGGCACCCAACGAGCCCCGTAGCTGGCGACGGGCGAGTTACGGCCTGCTGGCGCTTTACATCGCGGCCACACTGGTGTGGTTGCCTTCACCGCATCTGGGGTTTCTGTTTCTGTTGGCAGTGATGGTTCTCTGGGCTCTGCTGGAGGGCCTGATCAAGGCATTGCGAAAAGGGGCGAAGGCCCTCGAAACGGCAGGCTTTGCTGACCGGAAGTTTACCCGCAGGCTTGCCCTGGCGAACCTGCACCGGCCCGACTCGCCCCTGCGGGCCACGCTGCTGTCACTGGGCACAGCCCTGACTCTTGTTGTGGCCTGCACCCTGATGGTGACCACGCTGTTGCGCGCGCTGGAGACCACCATACCCGAGCAGGCGCCTGCACTGATTCTGTACGAGGTGTTCCCGGATCAGCGGCAACCGCTGCGGGCAGGCCTTACGCAACTGGATAGTACCAGCCAGACCGAGCTGTTACCGCTGGTGCGGTCGCGACTGTCGACCATCAACCAGCAACCCATTGCCCGGGTACTGGCCGATGACGCCGATGCCCGGCGCGAGGCCATGGGGGATGAATACAAGCTCAGTTACCTGTCGGGAAATCCGGAGGGCCTTGAGCTGGTGGAGGGCAGCTGGTGGACCGAACCCGCGCCACGCGGACAGCCGGCGTTCATGGCCATGGAAGACCGGGAGGCTTACCAGCTTGGCCTCGGGATTGGCGACCAAGTGACGTTTTCCGCCCAGGACAAGACCATTACCGCGGAAATTCGCGCCATTTACCGGCAAAAGGGGCTGCAGACGCGCTTCTGGTTTGAGGGCGTTCTGCAGAACGGCGCCCTGGACGGACTCATCAGCCTGTACGTGGGCGCGGTTTATCAGAGTGACGAGGCGGCGAAGCAATCCCAGCGCTGGCTTGCGCAAAACCTGCCGAATGTCATCACGCTCCGCACAGCCGACTGGTTGGCGACAGCCGGAAATCTCCTGAACAAGGCGGCAGCAGGACTGGCCGCAGTGGCGTCTGTGAGCCTGTTGGCCAGTCTGCTGGTACTTTCCAGTGTGGTGAGCGTGAGCCGGCGACGACAGCTATACGAGGCCAACCTTCTGCACTGCCTGGGTGTCCGGCACGAGGCCATCCGGACCTCCCTGCTGCTGGAGACCTGTTTGCTGACCCTTCTGGCCACGGTGTTCGCCACTGGCCTGGGCGCCCTGATTGCATTGCCGCTGGCGGATCAGCTGCTGAAACTGCCCGCCGCCGATCTGTGGTGGCTGGGCATGCTTGTTGCGGGTGCGGTCAGTGCTCTGGCCCTGCTGGGTGGGCTGTTGCCAACCCTCAAGGCCATGCGCCTCAATCCCGCCGTTTTACTTCGGGAAGGTTAG
- a CDS encoding transporter substrate-binding domain-containing protein yields the protein MIRKLAPLVFACAAAAPINATADQLDTVIQRGTLNCGVVLDFPPMGYFDENNNPAGFDVDYCNDLGEALGVDVNVLNLTWGERIPSLVSGKTDVVIGSTSDTLERAKTVGFTYPYFVFKFQVIAHEDKNIQSFDDLKNLKVGAALGTTYETEYLAYAEQQGWGKDNYTSFKSENDAYLGLYQGKVDAIISTNTNIATKLRSEEFDDFVAGPYVPNYDDVVGIIAKRDEVAWINYLNLFLVRQIRDGNMNEAYNKHFGTDVPADLIKTLRDNK from the coding sequence ATGATTCGCAAACTTGCACCGCTGGTATTCGCTTGTGCTGCAGCCGCTCCAATCAACGCAACAGCCGACCAGCTGGATACCGTGATTCAGCGTGGCACGCTGAACTGTGGCGTGGTTCTTGATTTCCCACCCATGGGCTATTTTGACGAGAACAACAACCCCGCAGGGTTCGATGTGGATTACTGCAACGACCTGGGCGAGGCGCTTGGGGTGGACGTGAACGTACTTAACCTCACCTGGGGTGAGCGGATTCCCTCTCTGGTTTCCGGCAAGACTGACGTCGTAATCGGCTCCACCTCAGACACTCTCGAACGCGCCAAGACCGTTGGTTTCACCTATCCGTACTTCGTGTTCAAATTCCAGGTGATTGCTCACGAAGACAAGAACATCCAGTCTTTCGACGACCTGAAGAACCTGAAGGTAGGCGCCGCGCTCGGCACCACTTACGAAACCGAGTACCTGGCCTACGCAGAGCAGCAGGGCTGGGGTAAAGACAACTACACCTCCTTCAAGTCCGAGAATGATGCCTATCTCGGCCTGTACCAGGGCAAGGTAGATGCCATCATCTCCACCAACACCAACATTGCCACCAAACTGCGCAGTGAAGAATTCGATGACTTCGTGGCCGGCCCCTACGTGCCCAACTACGACGACGTTGTTGGCATCATCGCCAAGCGTGATGAGGTGGCCTGGATCAACTACCTGAACCTGTTCCTGGTGCGCCAGATTCGTGATGGCAACATGAACGAAGCCTACAACAAGCACTTTGGCACAGACGTACCTGCCGATCTGATCAAGACCCTGAGAGACAACAAGTAA
- a CDS encoding amino acid ABC transporter permease, translating into MDYEFHWNVVFQNMPQLLNGAFVTLHVSVLAMLLGIVIAILLAIAKMNNTKFFSQVATVWVEIARNTPALFQIYMAYFGLGAFGIHLSPYAAVLSALVFINAGYLTETFRGGFQSIPSTQYSASKSLGMTSFQAYWHIILPQMLRRIYHPMTNQFVWSILMSSLGILVGMSELSGTTQRLQSLSFRTLEFFIVAAVMYFIITKLVLFGSSLLARRLFKGEI; encoded by the coding sequence ATGGACTACGAATTTCACTGGAACGTTGTGTTCCAGAACATGCCCCAGTTGCTGAACGGCGCCTTCGTTACCCTGCACGTTTCCGTTCTGGCCATGCTTCTGGGCATTGTCATCGCCATCCTCCTGGCGATTGCCAAAATGAATAACACCAAGTTCTTCAGCCAGGTCGCGACGGTGTGGGTTGAAATTGCCCGGAACACGCCGGCACTGTTTCAGATCTACATGGCCTATTTTGGTCTGGGGGCCTTTGGTATCCACCTGAGCCCCTATGCGGCGGTGCTCAGTGCGCTGGTCTTCATCAATGCTGGTTATCTCACGGAAACCTTCCGTGGCGGGTTCCAGTCGATTCCAAGCACCCAGTACAGCGCGTCCAAGTCGCTGGGCATGACCAGCTTTCAGGCCTACTGGCACATTATCCTTCCGCAGATGCTGCGGCGTATCTATCACCCCATGACCAACCAGTTCGTGTGGTCGATCCTGATGAGCTCGCTGGGCATCCTGGTGGGTATGAGCGAACTGTCTGGCACCACCCAGCGGTTGCAGTCATTGAGCTTCCGTACCCTTGAATTCTTCATTGTGGCGGCAGTTATGTACTTCATCATTACCAAGCTGGTGCTGTTCGGTTCATCGCTTCTGGCGCGCAGACTCTTCAAGGGGGAAATCTGA
- a CDS encoding amino acid ABC transporter permease → MGSLFTPLSWSDSGLILTGVWNTIIISVLAIVVGTVLGLIVGFARAESNRWVNMLFGGVLDVLRSVPLIIQLILFSTFMGAAGSPLAPFVAGSIVLSLYTMAFMSEVFRGGFESVSPSMQIAARSLGMTKWQTIYHIRLPIGLRAVFPSWLGVSLSVIKDSALVSVIGYMELLRTSEQLISRTQQPLEILIGVGIFYFIISYPLSHYGRYVERKMAI, encoded by the coding sequence ATGGGATCTTTATTCACACCCCTGTCCTGGAGCGATAGCGGCCTGATCCTGACCGGTGTCTGGAACACGATCATCATCTCGGTGCTGGCCATCGTTGTGGGTACCGTGCTCGGCCTGATCGTGGGTTTTGCCCGGGCTGAGAGTAACCGCTGGGTCAACATGCTTTTTGGCGGCGTACTGGACGTGCTCCGGAGTGTGCCGCTGATCATCCAGCTCATTCTGTTTTCCACCTTCATGGGTGCCGCCGGCAGCCCACTGGCGCCGTTCGTGGCGGGGTCCATCGTGCTGTCGCTGTACACCATGGCCTTCATGAGCGAGGTATTCCGCGGCGGCTTCGAGAGCGTGAGCCCGTCCATGCAGATAGCGGCCCGCTCCCTGGGCATGACCAAATGGCAGACCATCTATCACATCCGGCTGCCCATCGGCCTGCGCGCGGTGTTCCCGTCCTGGCTGGGCGTCTCCCTGAGCGTGATCAAGGATTCGGCCCTGGTGTCAGTGATCGGCTACATGGAACTGCTGCGCACCTCGGAGCAACTGATTTCAAGAACCCAGCAGCCGCTCGAAATACTCATCGGCGTTGGTATCTTCTACTTCATTATTTCGTACCCGCTGTCCCACTACGGCCGGTATGTCGAGAGGAAAATGGCAATATGA
- a CDS encoding amino acid ABC transporter ATP-binding protein — MISVQNVHKSFGDLEVLKGVSLDVQKGEVVSVIGGSGSGKSTLLYCINAIETINSGKILVDDVDVHARDTNKDKLRQKLGMVFQQWNSFPHMTVLENAALAPRIVKKMSKEEAMEIAKKELEHVGLGDKLDVYPTKMSGGQQQRLAIARAMAMRPDYMLLDEVTSALDPELVGEVLDTLRMLAEDGMTMICVTHEMGFARDVSDRVAYFHQGVIAEIGEARQVITDPQNPLTQKFLSKVR; from the coding sequence ATGATCAGCGTCCAGAATGTCCACAAATCCTTTGGCGATCTTGAAGTCCTGAAAGGCGTCAGCCTGGATGTGCAGAAGGGCGAGGTGGTGAGCGTTATCGGGGGCTCGGGTAGCGGCAAATCCACCCTGCTGTACTGCATCAACGCCATTGAAACCATCAACAGCGGCAAGATCCTGGTTGACGACGTGGATGTCCACGCCAGGGACACCAACAAGGACAAGTTGCGCCAGAAGCTGGGTATGGTTTTCCAGCAGTGGAACTCTTTTCCACACATGACTGTGTTGGAAAATGCAGCGCTGGCGCCCCGGATCGTCAAGAAGATGAGCAAGGAAGAGGCGATGGAGATCGCCAAGAAGGAGCTTGAGCATGTTGGTCTTGGCGACAAGCTCGACGTGTACCCGACCAAGATGTCTGGTGGCCAGCAGCAGCGCCTGGCCATCGCCCGGGCCATGGCCATGAGGCCGGATTATATGCTTCTGGATGAGGTGACCTCGGCACTGGACCCGGAACTGGTGGGCGAGGTGCTCGACACCCTGCGCATGCTGGCCGAAGACGGCATGACCATGATCTGTGTGACCCACGAAATGGGTTTCGCACGAGACGTTTCCGACCGGGTGGCATACTTCCACCAGGGCGTGATTGCCGAGATCGGCGAAGCCAGGCAGGTGATCACTGATCCCCAGAACCCGCTGACACAGAAGTTCCTTTCCAAGGTGCGTTAA
- a CDS encoding iron-containing alcohol dehydrogenase yields the protein MTPPFNVLTPAEIVFGRGKMAELNERASRLGRRALVVHGRSPERLSPVFQSLTDVDVVQTLSIGKEPDLDTLSAAIASGKSLGVDLVLGIGGGSVMDSAKVLAAMLPSPSELMDHLEVVGKGLPLQSDRLPLILVPTTSGTGAEVTRNAVVDIPEAQRKVSLRDARLLPDLALVDPAMTDGCPKSVTLHSGLDAVTQVIEPYLSSRATPFTDMLCVEAIPMGLRALKQLMAGESEDARDAIAHVSLFGGLALANSGLGVVHGIAGPLGGLSGAPHGAICGALLPAGIAVNRDHAETDEQRARIDRVVGWIAEAFETSPEQALTVFQSWIVKNGLAGLATLGVTEEQVVAAADAAASSSSMRANPVVLARDAVEGVIRQSMG from the coding sequence ATGACGCCCCCATTCAATGTCCTGACGCCAGCAGAAATTGTTTTCGGTCGCGGCAAGATGGCCGAACTGAACGAACGTGCCAGCCGACTGGGGCGTCGCGCGCTCGTGGTTCATGGTCGCAGTCCCGAACGGCTGAGCCCGGTATTTCAGTCGCTGACCGACGTTGACGTGGTCCAGACCCTGTCCATTGGCAAGGAGCCGGATCTGGATACCCTGTCTGCCGCCATCGCGTCGGGCAAAAGCCTGGGTGTTGATCTGGTTCTGGGTATAGGTGGCGGTTCGGTGATGGATTCGGCCAAGGTGCTGGCAGCCATGCTGCCAAGTCCTTCAGAGCTGATGGACCACCTGGAGGTGGTGGGCAAAGGCCTGCCGTTGCAATCCGACCGGCTGCCGCTGATCCTGGTGCCCACAACCTCCGGCACCGGTGCCGAGGTTACCCGCAACGCGGTGGTGGATATCCCCGAGGCGCAGCGTAAGGTCAGCCTCCGGGATGCCCGGCTGCTGCCGGATCTTGCCCTGGTAGACCCGGCGATGACCGACGGCTGCCCAAAGTCGGTGACCTTGCACTCGGGCCTGGATGCGGTCACCCAGGTCATTGAACCCTACCTTTCTTCCAGGGCCACACCCTTCACCGACATGTTATGTGTTGAGGCCATTCCCATGGGTTTGCGGGCCCTCAAACAGCTTATGGCGGGCGAATCCGAAGACGCCCGGGATGCCATAGCCCATGTCAGCCTGTTTGGCGGCCTGGCCCTGGCCAACTCGGGGCTGGGCGTGGTGCACGGTATTGCCGGGCCTTTAGGCGGGCTCAGTGGGGCACCCCACGGTGCCATCTGCGGCGCCCTCCTTCCGGCAGGCATTGCCGTAAATCGCGACCACGCCGAAACCGACGAGCAGCGGGCCAGGATTGATCGGGTGGTCGGGTGGATTGCCGAGGCTTTCGAGACCTCGCCGGAGCAGGCCTTGACCGTGTTCCAGAGCTGGATTGTCAAAAACGGCCTGGCCGGCCTGGCAACCCTTGGCGTGACCGAAGAACAGGTGGTTGCGGCGGCGGACGCAGCGGCCAGCTCATCGTCCATGAGGGCCAATCCGGTGGTGCTGGCTCGGGATGCCGTCGAGGGCGTGATACGCCAATCGATGGGCTAG
- a CDS encoding SDR family oxidoreductase, with translation MRKNILITGASTGLGEGMAREWAAKGCNLALCARRADKLEALQRELQQAHPGIRVLVRGLDVCDYEQVFEVFRGFREELGSLDRVVVNAGIGSSQPIGRGHFAANRKTAETNFIAAIAQSEAAMEIFREQNSGHLVLMSSVSGVRGFRGPLNVYAATKAAVASLAEGLQLDTKGKPINVSNILPGYILTDINRDTKNAPFRVDLETGVKALVKAIESEKRRAFVPWWPWTPLSYVIKSLPFGLFARAM, from the coding sequence ATGCGGAAAAACATTCTGATTACCGGCGCCAGCACCGGCCTTGGTGAGGGCATGGCCCGCGAATGGGCGGCAAAGGGCTGTAACCTGGCCCTGTGCGCCCGTCGAGCAGACAAACTGGAAGCCCTGCAACGGGAACTGCAACAGGCCCATCCGGGCATCCGGGTGCTGGTGCGGGGCCTGGATGTGTGCGATTACGAGCAGGTGTTCGAAGTATTTCGCGGCTTCCGCGAAGAGCTGGGCAGCCTCGACCGGGTCGTTGTGAACGCCGGTATTGGCAGCTCACAGCCGATTGGCCGGGGCCATTTCGCCGCCAACCGCAAAACCGCCGAAACCAACTTCATTGCTGCCATCGCCCAGAGTGAGGCGGCCATGGAGATTTTCCGGGAGCAGAACAGCGGCCACCTGGTATTGATGTCCTCGGTGAGCGGTGTGCGCGGATTCCGTGGTCCGCTCAATGTCTACGCCGCGACCAAAGCCGCCGTAGCCTCCCTGGCCGAGGGCCTGCAGCTCGACACCAAAGGCAAGCCGATCAACGTGAGCAACATCCTGCCCGGCTATATCCTCACCGACATCAACCGGGACACCAAGAATGCGCCTTTCAGGGTAGATCTGGAAACCGGCGTAAAAGCCCTGGTGAAAGCCATCGAATCGGAAAAACGCCGCGCCTTCGTGCCCTGGTGGCCCTGGACGCCGCTAAGCTATGTCATAAAATCCCTGCCCTTTGGCCTGTTTGCCAGGGCCATGTAA
- a CDS encoding DUF4399 domain-containing protein codes for MNRIAIALCSALMVAPVAAIADAMKSEAPANAEVYFVQPSDGATVGQTFKVVFGLRNMGVAPAGIDKAGTGHHHLLIDTDVPSDMSQSLPATDQVRHFGGGQTETEVTLAPGKHTLQLLLGNHAHVPHEPAVVSKKITVTVE; via the coding sequence ATGAATCGGATTGCCATTGCTCTATGTTCCGCACTCATGGTAGCGCCTGTCGCCGCTATCGCAGACGCCATGAAATCTGAAGCCCCGGCCAATGCCGAGGTGTATTTCGTGCAACCCAGTGACGGCGCCACAGTAGGCCAGACCTTCAAGGTGGTCTTCGGCCTGCGCAATATGGGTGTTGCTCCCGCCGGTATCGACAAGGCCGGTACCGGCCACCACCACCTGCTGATTGATACCGATGTACCCTCTGATATGAGCCAGTCGCTTCCGGCAACCGATCAGGTGCGTCACTTTGGCGGCGGCCAGACTGAAACCGAAGTTACGCTGGCCCCGGGGAAACACACCCTGCAACTGTTACTGGGCAACCACGCCCACGTGCCCCATGAACCAGCGGTCGTCTCCAAAAAAATCACCGTGACGGTGGAGTAA
- a CDS encoding YnfA family protein, with protein sequence MPELKTVGLFLVTALPEIVGCYLPYLWLREGKSIWLLVPGALSLAAFAWLLSLHPTAAGRVYAAYGGVYIFMAILWLWAVDGIRPTMWDLVGSGVALLGMAIIMFAPRAS encoded by the coding sequence TTGCCTGAATTGAAAACCGTTGGGCTATTTCTCGTCACAGCACTTCCTGAAATCGTGGGCTGCTACCTGCCCTACCTGTGGCTTCGTGAAGGAAAGAGCATCTGGCTGTTGGTGCCCGGTGCCCTCAGCCTGGCCGCCTTCGCCTGGCTGCTTTCTCTGCATCCAACCGCCGCAGGGCGTGTGTATGCAGCCTACGGCGGCGTTTATATTTTTATGGCCATCCTCTGGTTATGGGCGGTAGACGGTATCCGTCCCACGATGTGGGATCTGGTTGGCTCCGGGGTGGCATTGCTCGGTATGGCAATAATCATGTTCGCGCCGCGCGCTTCCTGA
- a CDS encoding GDCCVxC domain-containing (seleno)protein has protein sequence MTNITLESTLTCPHCGHQKTETMPTDSCQYFYECESCGRLLKPKPGDCCVFCSYGTVPCPPIQQGTDCCAPPE, from the coding sequence ATGACCAACATCACTTTGGAATCCACCCTCACCTGCCCACATTGTGGTCACCAGAAAACGGAGACCATGCCCACGGATAGCTGCCAGTACTTTTACGAGTGCGAGTCCTGCGGACGCTTGCTGAAGCCCAAGCCGGGCGACTGTTGCGTTTTCTGCTCCTATGGCACCGTGCCCTGCCCACCCATTCAACAAGGCACCGACTGTTGTGCGCCGCCAGAGTGA
- a CDS encoding GFA family protein, which translates to MKGECLCGEIAFEIEGNLPNLYQCHCSLCRKATGSAANAATFVPSTRFRWLSGEQKISSFQKSTGYRSDFCSACGSPVPNPLRDKELIWVPAGLLDESFEASVTVHLHLGSAALWEHDAERCLRLEAGPESLEMLEEALKQPAQ; encoded by the coding sequence ATGAAAGGCGAATGCCTGTGTGGTGAAATTGCATTCGAGATCGAAGGCAACCTCCCTAACCTCTACCAGTGCCACTGCTCCCTGTGCAGAAAGGCAACGGGGTCAGCAGCCAATGCCGCCACTTTTGTGCCAAGCACACGCTTTCGTTGGCTTTCCGGCGAGCAGAAGATTTCGTCGTTTCAGAAGTCCACCGGCTATCGCAGCGACTTCTGCTCTGCCTGCGGCAGCCCGGTACCCAATCCGCTCAGAGACAAGGAGTTGATCTGGGTGCCTGCCGGTCTGCTCGACGAGTCGTTCGAGGCGTCGGTCACAGTGCACCTGCACCTCGGGTCGGCTGCATTATGGGAACATGATGCGGAACGGTGCCTGCGGCTGGAAGCAGGGCCAGAGAGCCTTGAAATGCTGGAAGAGGCGCTAAAGCAACCTGCGCAATAA
- a CDS encoding ChaB family protein, with translation MPYHRNTELPSSVRNNLPEKAQEIYRKAFNSAWDEYEDPEDRRDNASREETAHKVAWAAVKKEYHKEGDRWVKS, from the coding sequence ATGCCCTATCATCGCAACACTGAATTACCCTCCAGTGTTCGTAACAACCTGCCGGAGAAGGCTCAGGAAATCTACCGTAAGGCCTTCAATTCCGCTTGGGACGAATACGAGGACCCGGAAGACCGACGCGATAACGCCAGCCGGGAGGAAACTGCCCACAAAGTGGCCTGGGCGGCGGTGAAGAAGGAATACCACAAGGAAGGCGATCGGTGGGTGAAATCGTGA
- a CDS encoding methyltransferase family protein: MPPVALVLIVGLIMWLVAVSAPRVDVDETLRLAIAGILFLLGIVFAISGVMAFRASKTTVDPRKPEASSALVSSGVYRYSRNPMYVGFALVLAAWAVFLASAWALLGVPFFVAYMNRFQIAPEEQALGEIFGEEFAAYMQRVRRWI; the protein is encoded by the coding sequence GTGCCCCCGGTCGCACTGGTGCTGATCGTGGGATTGATTATGTGGCTTGTCGCGGTCTCTGCCCCTCGCGTTGATGTGGATGAAACACTTCGGCTGGCAATCGCAGGTATCCTGTTCCTGCTGGGCATTGTGTTTGCTATCTCCGGAGTAATGGCCTTCCGGGCTTCAAAAACCACCGTGGATCCTCGCAAACCCGAGGCAAGTTCTGCACTGGTCAGCTCCGGGGTGTACCGCTATTCGCGCAACCCCATGTACGTGGGTTTTGCCCTGGTGCTCGCGGCCTGGGCCGTGTTCCTTGCGTCCGCCTGGGCGCTGCTCGGCGTTCCTTTCTTTGTCGCGTATATGAACCGGTTCCAGATAGCTCCGGAGGAGCAAGCGCTCGGGGAAATCTTCGGAGAGGAATTCGCGGCCTACATGCAGCGGGTACGTCGTTGGATCTAA
- a CDS encoding DksA/TraR family C4-type zinc finger protein, which produces MAGGWSRDGAVQEQIDASVEDEIQRARSQLAKGESARECDECGATIPEARRKAIPGVRLCIDCQSAHEKQNGRSSGINRRGSKDSQLR; this is translated from the coding sequence ATGGCAGGTGGATGGTCCCGTGATGGTGCGGTTCAGGAACAGATTGATGCAAGTGTTGAGGATGAAATCCAGCGCGCTCGCAGCCAGTTGGCCAAAGGCGAGAGCGCCAGGGAATGCGACGAGTGCGGCGCCACGATTCCCGAGGCCCGGCGCAAGGCCATTCCGGGTGTCCGGTTGTGCATTGACTGCCAGTCAGCCCATGAGAAGCAAAACGGCCGGTCAAGCGGCATTAACCGTCGTGGCAGTAAGGACAGCCAGCTTCGCTGA